In Sphingomonas sp. SUN019, the genomic window GTGGTGCCGCTGAACGGCGCGGCCTGCTTGTGGGCGCGCAACGCGTCGAGCGCGGCCCAGTCGAGCCGGACCACGGGGGTCGCGACATCGGCGTTGCCCATGCGCAACGCGGCGACGATCGCGGCGAGCGCGCCTTCGGGCTGGAACGGTGCGTCGCCCTGCAGGTTGACGATGATCTCGGGCGATACCGGCTGGAGGTGCGCGGCGGCGAGGGCGCGGCCCGAGCCGGAGGCGATGGCGGGGTCGGTCAGCACCGCGTCGCACCCGACCAGTTCGGCGTGCGCGGCGATACGTTCGTCGTCGGTCGCGACCACCAGCGTTGCGGATGGTTCGTCGGCCAGCGCCCGCCGGGCGAGCGCGATCGTGCGGTGGAGCAGGCTGACGCCCGCGATCGTCCGCAGCGGCTTCATCGGCAGCCGCTTCGACGGGCCGCGCGCCGGGATGACGACGAGCAGGTTCATGGCCGAAGCGCGGTAAGGCGGATCAGGCGACGCCCGCGCGCAGAACGTCGTGCATGTGGACCGCGCCGACCAGCCGGTCGCCGTCGCGCACGAACAGCAGCAGCACGTTGCGTTCATGCATCTGGCGGACGGCCTCTGACGCCAGGTCGTCGGGGCTGATGATGAGCGGGGTCAGCGTCATGAACTGGCTGACCGGTTCGGACATGGCGCGTTCGCCGGTCACCGTGCGGCGGAGGTCGCCGTCGGTGAACACGCCGACCAGCCGCCCATCGTCATCGACCACCGCGGTGCCGCCGAGGCGCGCGCGCGTCATCTCGATCGTGGCGTCAAGCAACGACGCGTCGCCGCGCACGCGCGGCACGTCGGCCCCGCGCGCCATGACGTCGCGGACCTTCAGCAGGCGCGCGCCGAGGCGGCCGTTGGGATGGAATTTGTAGAAGTCCTCGGCCGAAAAGCCGCGGCGGTGCATCAAGGTGATCGCCAGCGCGTCGCCGAACACCAGTTGCACGGTGGTCGAGGTCGATGGCGTCAGTTCGATCGGGCACGCCTCGCGCACCGACGGCAGGCGGATGTGGAAATCGGCCGCCTTCGCGGCGGTGCT contains:
- a CDS encoding 3-deoxy-manno-octulosonate cytidylyltransferase; protein product: MNLLVVIPARGPSKRLPMKPLRTIAGVSLLHRTIALARRALADEPSATLVVATDDERIAAHAELVGCDAVLTDPAIASGSGRALAAAHLQPVSPEIIVNLQGDAPFQPEGALAAIVAALRMGNADVATPVVRLDWAALDALRAHKQAAPFSGTTCVRHPDGRAMWFSKTILPAMRDEAALRATGDPSPVWRHVGLYAYRLAALEAFEAHPPTALESLEGLEQLRLLELGQMIATVEVAPARFDISGIDTEEDIIRAEALIAKHGDPLT
- a CDS encoding KpsF/GutQ family sugar-phosphate isomerase; its protein translation is MTPDSVVSFRKRAADKSVGARTVALAADGLRALEVSFNEPEFAAGFDRLVDLIGESRGRVIVAGMGKSGIIARKITATLTSTGTPAMYLHPAEAGHGDLGMITGEDVVLIITRSGETTELASIFRYCKRFGISTVTVTTRANSTAAKAADFHIRLPSVREACPIELTPSTSTTVQLVFGDALAITLMHRRGFSAEDFYKFHPNGRLGARLLKVRDVMARGADVPRVRGDASLLDATIEMTRARLGGTAVVDDDGRLVGVFTDGDLRRTVTGERAMSEPVSQFMTLTPLIISPDDLASEAVRQMHERNVLLLFVRDGDRLVGAVHMHDVLRAGVA